A genomic stretch from Erigeron canadensis isolate Cc75 chromosome 9, C_canadensis_v1, whole genome shotgun sequence includes:
- the LOC122583954 gene encoding RING-H2 finger protein ATL70 translates to MNATAAPVSNSGGFLGSQDIGGFGYGIGISFGIVLLIITITLASYYCTRSTQQSSPQSNIRRSTNVGTIGLQPDSAHYVMDMGLDEATLMSYPVMAYSDVKIKRKDSGSSCCSICLADYKGKDLLRQLPDCGHLFHVKCVDPWLRLNPTCPNCRTSPIPTPLSTPLAEVVPLTMRRN, encoded by the coding sequence ATGAATGCCACGGCTGCACCGGTGTCCAACTCCGGCGGCTTTCTTGGGTCACAAGATATCGGCGGGTTTGGCTACGGTATCGGTATCTCATTTGGTATAGTTTTGCTAATCATCACAATCACATTGGCTTCTTATTATTGTACTAGAAGTACACAACAATCATCACCTCAATCAAATATTCGGCGTTCCACGAATGTTGGCACAATTGGGTTACAACCCGACTCGGCCCATTATGTGATGGACATGGGTCTAGATGAGGCCACATTAATGAGTTACCCGGTTATGGCTTATTCGGATGTCAAGATCAAGAGAAAAGACTCGGGTTCTTCATGTTGTTCAATTTGTTTGGCTGATTATAAAGGTAAAGATTTGCTTAGACAACTTCCTGATTGTGGTCACCTTTTTCATGTAAAATGTGTTGATCCATGGTTAAGATTGAACCCGACATGTCCTAATTGTCGAACATCTCCCATTCCAACACCACTATCGACCCCATTGGCCGAAGTTGTCCCACTCACCATGAGACGGAATTGA
- the LOC122582626 gene encoding putative phosphatidylglycerol/phosphatidylinositol transfer protein DDB_G0282179 isoform X2: MGGTEFILLLLLFYMTVPSIFATDFKYCNKKNEYAIKVSGVVISPVPIVRSKETSFTISALTDEPLSGGKVVVNVAYFGWSVFSETGDLCATLSCPISAGDFTISYSKRLPTLAPPEVNCYLMNTGLIHSYVEDTRW; encoded by the exons ATGGGTGGAACTGAATtcatactactactactactttttTACATGACTGTACCTTCTATTTTTGCCACTGATTTCAAATACTGCA ATAAAAAGAATGAGTATGCCATCAAGGTCAGTGGAGTCGTGATCAGCCCTGTCCCGATAGTAAGAAGCAAAGAGACCTCCTTCACTATTTCTGCATTAACTG ATGAACCGTTATCTGGAGGGAAAGTTGTGGTCAATGTTGCTTACTTCGGATGGAGTGTCTTTAGTGAGACCGGTGACCTCTGTGCTACTTTATCCTGTCCTATTTCTGCTGGTGACTTTACAATCTCTTATTCCAAGCGATTACCTACATTAGCTCCGCCT GAGGTGAATTGTTATTTGATGAATACAGGGCTCATACACTCTTACGTTGAAGATACAAGATGGTAA
- the LOC122582626 gene encoding putative phosphatidylglycerol/phosphatidylinositol transfer protein DDB_G0282179 isoform X1: protein MGGTEFILLLLLFYMTVPSIFATDFKYCNKKNEYAIKVSGVVISPVPIVRSKETSFTISALTDEPLSGGKVVVNVAYFGWSVFSETGDLCATLSCPISAGDFTISYSKRLPTLAPPGSYTLTLKIQDGNKNELTCIKFDFSIGLFISKEGLTDS, encoded by the exons ATGGGTGGAACTGAATtcatactactactactactttttTACATGACTGTACCTTCTATTTTTGCCACTGATTTCAAATACTGCA ATAAAAAGAATGAGTATGCCATCAAGGTCAGTGGAGTCGTGATCAGCCCTGTCCCGATAGTAAGAAGCAAAGAGACCTCCTTCACTATTTCTGCATTAACTG ATGAACCGTTATCTGGAGGGAAAGTTGTGGTCAATGTTGCTTACTTCGGATGGAGTGTCTTTAGTGAGACCGGTGACCTCTGTGCTACTTTATCCTGTCCTATTTCTGCTGGTGACTTTACAATCTCTTATTCCAAGCGATTACCTACATTAGCTCCGCCT GGCTCATACACTCTTACGTTGAAGATACAAGATGGTAACAAAAATGAGCTCACATGCATCAAGTTTGATTTCAGCATCGGTCTTTTCATATCCAAGGAGGGACTGACTGACAGTTGA
- the LOC122582712 gene encoding uncharacterized protein LOC122582712, which translates to MVVKMMKWRPWPPIFSRKFEVKLVLKKIESGNGDENGVVLWDHGVVEIKWKGPKITLGSLRRTVKRDFTKEGKFEDQNGAVFWDQEFHSVCTFSGYKDNEFLPWEIGFTLMNGSNTGLKNKVPIIGKASLNLAEYASFPEEKEFELNIPLFISSGATEPRPSLNISLSLMELQAAQQAESTQSQSQTSETSSGEKDEHSTLKAGLRKVKNFREYVSIKRGKKASHVDYHDHEISESRSDEGDYPHLVDFDSHDESHEDTKESATIRKSFSYGTLAYANWAGGSLYEDNVYYSNQKSDEGCSPEEDVIASVSETSVIQSSRRSILPWKRRKLNFKSPKPKGEPLLKKDYGEEGGDDIDFDRRQLSSDESPVGSHNSYEDLCVNGHLVSDFGDDSFAVGNWEQRNIVSRDGCMKLQTHIFFASIDQRSEQAAGASACTALVAVIADWFQNNRHLMPIKSQFDSLIREGSSEWRSLCDNEIYMLRFPDKHFDLETVLEANLRPLSVIPGKSFVGFFHPDEVNEGSFDFLRGAMSFDNMWDEISHESESSNDGEPQVYIVSWNDHFFVLKVDVDAYYIIDTLGERLFEGCNEAYILKFDRDSAIFRLPESAEQPSNAEGATDKSTKKSTEENEVICYGKESCKEYIKNFLAAIPIRELQADMKKGLVSSSTLLHHRLQIEFHYTRSPPPPPPPPKAIDSVTVMSTLVKEVVT; encoded by the exons ATGGTTGTAAAGATGATGAAATGGCGGCCATGGCCGCCAATATTTTCGAGGAAATTTGAAGTGAAATTAGTACTGAAGAAAATTGaaagtgggaatggtgatgaaaacGGTGTCGTTTTGTGGGATCATGGAGTTGTGGAGATAAAATGGAAAGGACCCAAGATTACTTTGGGATCACTTAGAAGAACTGTGAAGAGGGATTTTACAAAAGAAGGGAAATTTGAGGATCAAAACGGTGCCGTTTTTTGGGATCAAGAATTTCATTCTGTTTGTACTTTTTCTGGCTATAAAGATAATGAGTTTCTTCCTTGGGAGATTGGGTTCACTCTCATGAAT GGATCAAACACAGGGCTCAAGAATAAGGTTCCTATAATTGGAAAGGCATCCTTGAATCTTGCTGAATATGCTTCCTTTCCTGAAGAAAAAGAATTTGAGCTCAACATTCCTCTCTTCATTTCATCTGGAGCAACAGAGCCTCGCCCCTCTCTTAAT ATATCTCTTAGCTTGATGGAGTTGCAAGCTGCTCAACAAGCTGAGTCCAcacaaagtcaaagtcaaacgtCAGAAACTTCATCGGGTGAGAAAGATGAGCATTCAACACTCAAAGCCGGTTtaagaaaagttaaaaactttagGGAGTATGTCTCGATTAAAAGAGGTAAAAAAGCGTCTCATGTGGACTATCACGATCACGAAATAAGTGAAAGCAGGAGTGATGAAGGTGATTACCCTCATCTTGTTGACTTCGACTCGCATGATGAATCACACGAGGACACGAAGGAGAGTGCTACTATTCGGAAATCGTTTAGTTATGGCACATTGGCATATGCAAATTGGGCAGGAGGATCTCTTTATGAGGACAATGTATATTATAGTAACCAGAAATCTGATGAGGGTTGTTCACCAGAAGAGGATGTAATTGCATCAGTTTCTGAAACTAGTGTTATTCAAAGCTCGAGACGCAGCATCTTACCatggaaaagaagaaaattgaattttaaaTCACCAAAACCCAAAGGTGAGCCATTGCTAAAGAAAGATTATGGTGAAGAAGGCGGAGATGATATTGACTTCGACCGGCGCCAGCTCAGCTCCGATGAATCTCCTGTAGGG TCGCATAATTCTTATGAAGACTTGTGTGTGAACGGACACTTGGTATCTGATTTTGGGGACGATAGTTTTGCAGTCGGAAACTGGGAGCAAAGGAATATAGTCAGCCGTGACGGGTGCATGAAGCTTCAGACACATATTTTCTTTGCATCCATTGATCAAAGAAGTGAACAAGCGGCAGGAGCGAGCGCCTGTACTGCACTGGTGGCTGTGATTGCCGATTGGTTCCAAAACAACCGCCATCTCATGCCAATTAAGTCCCAGTTCGATTCACTCATCAGAGAAGGCTCATCAGAATGGAGGAGCCTCTGTGATAACGAGATTTACATGCTCCGGTTTCCCGATAAGCATTTTGATCTTGAAACAGTCCTAGAAGCCAATTTACGCCCTTTGTCTGTAATTCCGGGAAAATCTTTTGTTGGGTTTTTCCATCCTGATGAAGTCAATGAGggtagttttgattttttacgTGGAGCAATGTCATTTGACAATATGTGGGACGAGATTAGCCATGAATCAGAAAGTTCCAACGATGGCGAACCTCAAGTTTACATAGTCAGCTGGAATGACCACTTTTTTGTGTTGAAAGTTGATGTAGATGCTTATTATATCATTGATACCTTGGGAGAACGACTTTTTGAAGGTTGTAATGAAGCATATATCTTGAAATTTGATCGAGATTCAGCAATTTTTAGACTGCCCGAGTCAGCTGAACAGCCAAGCAATGCCGAGGGTGCTACGGACAAGTCAACAAAAAAGTCAACAGAAGAAAATGAGGTTATTTGCTATGGGAAAGAATCTTGTAAGGAGTATATCAAGAATTTCTTGGCTGCCATTCCTATAAGGGAACTGCAAGCGGATATGAAGAAAGGTTTGGTTTCTTCTTCGACTCTGCTTCATCATAGGCTACAGATTGAATTTCACTACACTCGatcaccacctccaccaccccCACCACCAAAAGCCATAGATTCAGTCACTGTCATGTCAACACTGGTAAAGGAGGTTGTTACATAG
- the LOC122583598 gene encoding pectate lyase 1-like yields MGKHCSIALFTIALIVSLAQAVRIELNNELEASTPGSNSSRRALHACEATNIIDRCWRCKCDWDQNREALADCAQGYAKGTTGGKGGEIYKVTCPSDDDAANPKEGTLRFGVTQNRSLWIIFEKDMVITLTHELVVQCDKTIDGRGAKVEITGAGFTLYEVQNVIVHGIHIHDIKKTPGGMIKNSDGPPGFRHESDGDAFCITASSKIWIDHCSLSKGVDGLIDVTLGSTAITISNCKFTHHHKLILLGANDGHHHDKHMLATVAFNWFAEGCDQRMPRCRFGFFQVVNNNYDGWGTYAIGGSSAPTILSHGNRFKAPDDRAKKNVLVRAGGSESEYMKWNWRSDKDCLENGAIFTPSGCDPQMTPEQQNGLIQAEPGEFAPQLTSCAGALSCTPGSPC; encoded by the exons ATGGGGAAACATTGTTCAATTGCACTTTTTACCATTGCGTTAATCGTCTCTTTGGCTCAAGCCGTACGCATTGAGCTTAACAATGAATTGGAAGC GTCAACGCCGGGATCAAATTCATCAAGGagagccttacacgcatgtgaAGCAACTAACATTATAGACAGGTGCTGGAGGTGCAAATGCGATTGGGACCAGAACCGAGAAGCATTAGCTGATTGTGCACAAGGTTACGCTAAAGGAACCACTGGTGGCAAGGGTGGAGAAATATACAAGGTCACTTGTCCATCCGATGATGATGCTGCGAATCCAAAGGAAGGGACGCTCCGGTTTGGTGTTACTCAAAATAGGTCATTGTGGatcatttttgaaaaagatatgGTCATCACTTTGACACATGAGCTTGTAGTACAATGCGACAAGACTATCGATGGAAGAGGTGCGAAAGTTGAGATCACTGGAGCCGGTTTCACCCTTTATGAAGTTCAAAATGTTATTGTTCATGGGATCCATATCCATGATATTAAGAAAACACCTGGTGGTATGATTAAGAATTCAGACGGTCCGCCAGGATTTAGACACGAGAGCGACGGTGATGCTTTCTGCATCACTGCTTCTTCCAAGATTTGGATCGATCATTGTTCGCTTAGTAAGGGTGTAGACGGGCTCATTGATGTCACCCTAGGCAGCACGGCTATAACCATTTCTAACTGCAAGTTCACCCATCACCATAAG CTTATATTGCTTGGGGCAAACGATGGACATCATCACGATAAACATATGTTAGCAACTGTTGCATTTAACTGGTTTGCTGAAGGATGTGATCAAAGGATGCCCAGATGTCGATTTGGGTTTTTCCAAGTCGTTAATAATAACTATGATGGATGGGGAACATACGCCATAGGTGGTAGCTCAGCTCCGACTATCCTCAGTCATGGTAACCGATTCAAGGCTCCTGATGACCGAGCTAAGAAAAAT GTGTTGGTAAGGGCTGGAGGATCAGAGTCAGAATACATGAAATGGAACTGGAGATCAGATAAAGATTGTCTTGAGAATGGAGCTATATTCACACCATCTGGTTGTGATCCACAGATGACCCCCGAACAACAGAATGGCTTGATTCAAGCTGAGCCAGGAGAGTTTGCTCCACAACTCACTAGTTGTGCTGGGGCACTCTCATGCACACCTGGATCACCTTGCTAA